The window tcttgcacgtgttcgtccgggacgggtgttgggtttcttttgtcggttttggggtacgggtcctcttgaatacttcaattacagacggtgtccgtcccatttcaatgcctgttgaaataaatgatttatataattaataacaatctttagattaagttattacaaataatgtacttaccaactcgtcttcaatttgtgcaaacggtctacttcccgttcgatgcgggaatttcaacttcttcctgttcttcatatttgtagaactgtttctctgtatttgaaataaaaaatgaagttagattaattaatatcaacttttatttgaattatgaaaccataccttaaatgtttctgtgaaaaaatggttgcgacacacaaactcccaatcatctcgatcgtagtccggtggaggattagccagtaccgccgcctcgtctcctttgtggacgcggatatatgtcttgttcaaaaccgaccgccatctatcccatatctgattggcgtgtcccaatccggtctttcgaaaagactcaatatcaccattagtagcttcgaacggatcctgaaaaaaataacatccaaatgttaaaaataattatttaatgacgtaatgtataatcaagtaataagtattacattgatagcagtccacagtgaatccaattggtctgcacttaaaaccttccactttagaagatGGTGTGAGACGACTAcagggtcccggataatcgaccccacatgtctagaccaccatgttcttcccacgtctgtaccgcctggcctcccatccttctcccTAAACATAAGAGGAATCATTGTCCCCGCTATCCTCTTAGatagcgcaatattcttgttcttcccccgtctcttgcgggcagaagattcttcaaaattatcaaaatcataattagatatgtcaatcaatttaaacactaactaatttgtaaacgagttacttgtcgatgatgggtcgggagtggaaccgtgctcccCCTCGCCATCGCCATCctcctcctcgataggctcctcgagaccctTGTCTGCAGCCTCATCGCTATCCACCATATCAGcaaatgtgctctctataaactcttggagcTCACTAGCCTCAGcatcctcgtctgttgggggggggcgcagtagctatcggcTCCACAACAATgggtggttggtctctagaagaaGATCCTCGGAGCTTTAaggactcggattgggcaagtaggttctGGAATAGCTTTAACAATTTgctgggtgtcttcctcatactcttccaagtttctttacgaccttcagacattcttaatgcataccattaataaatgagcgaatatttgaaatgaagtagtaataagaacgaATATAAAGTAACCAatataaatctacctaattaattaatctgaactatatgtttgtaaaccgcggttttatttttgtcacaatcttccaaccgggtcgggctgacatatcaggggcgtagaatacttgtttcgcttgactagccaatatatacgggtcttgactttgagttttcaaaattcggtttacatttacacttacgaagccatatttatccactttcactcctagttcccccgagtgtgtatcaaaccacttacacttgaataaaacaactcgtttgtgagaatagtattgtacttcgattatatccgttaaaactccgtagtatgacatagtttcagatccgttatacccctcaacaaccaccccactattttgagtggtcaaaccttcgtcgtgtttttctgtataGAATTtaaatccgtttactttacaccaaacatacatagacgagtacatacttggaccttctcctaagatcttgaggtctcttgatatgtcgttaatttctgctaaatgggcgacctatatatgtatccgaaatgaagttgttaaaattaataaaaagagtttggatatatggtttataatttactcactcgatgcttgaaatatgcggcaaacgtttctctactagactcgttgttataatctctgcaaatagatcgaatattaaatagcacactctttaatgataattaataacATCAACatcgaatcttacatgtaaaaaggttctgcttcgggacaatttttcaaaatgtaagaatgagctgtcactcgatcgatataatccaagttgtatacttttccgttagataggtctttcaacgatgcaaatattgaaataaccGAGATTTccggttgtgcattttcttgctcctgttcctccatatacctggcacataaactaataccctcattaacaagatagctctcgcttatagaggcttcggggtggttattattccacaaatatcttttcattgtacccatgtaatgttcaaacggatacatccatcgatactgaacaggtcctccaagcaaagcctcaaatgactagtgaaccgggagatgcatcatgatgtcgaagattgacggcggaaaaatcatttcaaatttgcaaagtgtcaatgtaatatccatgtacaattgttcgaggtcctcttaaatcaactctttgaagcacaacaaccgaaagaaacgagacaaatttactaacgcatcatacacattctctggaagtaatccacgagctgctaaaggaataagatattccaataaaatgtgacaatcatgactctttaatcccgaaatctttttctcttccaaatttacacaaccgccgatatttgagcaaaagccatcgggcaacttgagatctttcaagaagttacaaagacgttttttattttcggatgtcaaagtgaaaggcgcttctggataatgaacaactccttcatcatttataggatgtaaccatgattttatgcctaagagttctaagtctttacgggctttaggaccatccttagtcatctctttcacattcattattgttcccaacacgctatcacagatattttttctcaatatgcatcacatccaaattatgtctcaataatagtgatttccaataaggcagacggaagaaaatgctaagtttgttccaattgtctccccgtgtttcatgatatatcttggttctcttgctcagatccgcactaagaattatgtcttctaggtctcgtgcttgctcgtaacatTCTTGCCCCATTAACAATCTAGagggatctctataatcagttcgaccatcaaacgactctttatcccttctgtatttgtgcttcggtggaaggaagcgtctatgacccaagtaacattgtttggaaccatgaaccaatcgaagagataccgtgtcgttgttacaacaaggacaagcgaatttacctttcgtactccagcctgataaattcgcgtatgcgggaaagtcgttaatggtccacaacaacgccgctcgcatgttaaagtattgcgaggtgtgtgcatcaaacgttttcacacctgtttgccacagttcatgcaactcttcgatcaatggctggagaaatatgtcaattgcatctctcggactctttggacccggaattaacatagataaaatgaaattgctagaatccatgcaagtcgtgggtgacacattataaggaacgagaataaccggccaaacactgtatgattttttcccatttgcaaatggctgaaacccatcgcttgataaacccagtcttacgtttcgagattctgaagcaaaatctgtataattttcatcaaacgtcttccaagttaaggaatcagcgggatgtctcaacgtatcactatcaactcttccttctttatgccatctcatcattggagccgtttttgaggacatgtatagtctttgcagtcttggtattaaagggaaatatctcaacaccttttttggaatgaatttcccgttttgcttctcccgaactgtcccatttgtttggtcgactttccatcttgaaagaccgcaaactctgcaagaatcttcatttatgtcgtccttccaaaatagcatacagttgttcttacatgcatctatcttgtcatatttaagcccgatatcagtaatgaattttttactttcgtagtatgagtttggcaattgagcgtcaatcggtaatatgtagtttttaagcagacgcagcaacatatcgaacgaagaattcgtccattgacatacattttttatgtgaagtagttttagtagtgccgatgatttcgttattcgagcaccttcatacaatggccgtttgcaatcatcaagcaatttataaaatctatgtgcatcttcgactggttcatcgttgctcgggacatcattaacgttggggaatatatcgtttataaattcgtgcatataacgttcttcgttgacctcttcattaactgtattattcatctccggtctcgcatcgttgaattccggcacggcatcctccgactgatcatcgtcatcatcatcatcatcgacgtcatcggcatcttcatcgacatcgtcattaaccacttgagtagtacgtcttttttctccatgaaaatagcaatactcataatgcacatttattccataaacgatgaggtgagtcttcacttcgtctatttccataaacggcgtgttcaagcatttcacgcagggacattttACGGTTTGTcaggatgtactcctaacagcatactcgaggaatttgttaacaccttcctcgtaatcttgataatctcgacgtaaggtcatccatcttttatcgggtacttccatatttctaataaaatggaaaacaacccgcattattatttacttatatttgtctaaattaattagacttacataatgctaacataatttctacctaatctatcattatccaaccaaaaattaatttaatctaacattatcgaAGCCcaattccacctaaacaaacaatatttcattcatatacatttcaaacctaatctaacattatccaagccaaattccacctaaacaaacaatatttcatcataaacatttcaaacataatctaacattatgcaagccaaattccacctaaacaaacaatatttcattcatatacatttaaaacctaatctaacattatcgaAGCCAAAtttcacctaaacaaacaatatttcattcgtatacatttcaaacctaatctaacattatccaagcgaaattccacctaaacaaacaatatttcctCATAAACATtacaaacctaatctaacattatttcattcatacacatttcaaacctaatctaacataaaactaacatttaactaacctaaccatataataaaccaacaataacTAACCTTGCAGGAAAATTGCGACGAAGAAGAGCGGCTGTAGGTAGATCGAACAAAAATAAACctataaatgaaacaaaaacaacataaacatataccaaatcaatccaataatataatcaatccaaaacctgaactaaccaaaatcaaacaaattatcaaCATAATCTAATATTATCTAACTAAATCATacaatcaaactcaatataacctaaaaccaaatccaacaaccaattccaaaaaacaaatccaataacataatccaatacataatctaaactaatcaatctaacaataatataaacctaatGTAACAATTCAAACTACAAATTcataaatcaaactaaaattaaactaatacaacctaaactaaccaaaatcaaccatattttcaacataatcaaacaaatataacctaaaatcaaacaaataacctaaaatcaaacaaataacctaatatcaaacaaaaaacctaaaatcaaactacaaattcatcaatcaaactaaaattaaactaatacaacctaaactaaccaaaatcaaccatattttcaacataatcaaacaaatataacctaaaatcaaacaaataacctaatatcaaacaaataacctaatatcaaacaaaaaacctaaaatcaaactacaaattcatcaatcaaactaaaattaaactaatacaacctaaactaaccaaaatcaaccatattttcaacataatcaaacaaatataacctaaaatcaaacaaataacctaaaatcaaacaaataacctaatatcaaacaaaaaacctaaaatcaaactacaaattcatcaatcaaactaaaattaaactaatagaacctaaactaaccaaaatcaaccatatttatttgaaaaccttcggtttttacccttccccatacttagaaaattttcagatttttttaaactagggtcaaaaccgaaggtttatttgaaaaccttcggtttttacccttccccatattcagaaaaaattcagatttttttaaactagggtcaaaaccgaaggttttcaaataaatcttcggttttgacccttccccatatttagaaaaattttggatttttttaaactggggtcaaaaccgaaggtttatttgaaaaccttcggtttttacccttccccatatttagaaaattttcagatttttttaactagtgtaaaaaccgaaggtaaGATATGATatcgataccgaaattattggtacaaaggtatgagatttttaaaattttgatatatcgagatatacctaAATACCGAAATactatttataagttaaaatataatatatatatatatatataatacttataaggaaagacttaaatagatttgatattaaattaattatagaaatataatttttgaaatattattcaatatatgcaatctctacattatcgatgagattgatttttttaagttaatatgggTTTTAGGTATTAAAGGTAgaataccgataccgtaccgaaattaaggtaaggtaaatgtatgaattttttgtataccgaaattaaggtatatcgaaattaaggtgtaccgaaatcaaggtaaggtaaaggtatgcattttttgcataccgaaattttaggtaagaTATAAGGTATGaattaaaacattaaggtatatCGTACCGACCTACCCCTCATAGTCAATTATCTAATTACTTTCTAACTTGTTTTTTTCAGAGCGCATATTTATGTTTGTTATCTTACTgtccaaaaatattttaccaacaaATAAATTGAGCAGTAGACTTTGATTAGGGCTACTTTCTAGTAATAAAGAATATACACATTAATAAGGTTACAATGCTACATTAATATAACTTTAGCTAATTGGTAAATAATTAGCTATTATTCAATGAAAATAACTTTTACAGTCTGAAAATAACTTTTTAGTTGTCATAACTTGACTTTTAATATGACTGATTTTTGTAGATCCACTTCAGCCGACGATCTTTCATCGAACGACTTTGAATCTAAGAGGACCGAAGCTATCCAACTGTCCAAATTCCAATTGTGTGATTTTAGGTACGCCTTCAGATTGATACATGATTGACTTCGAAAAGAGAACAGTTGGAGACTCTAGTACTTGagacacaaaaaaaaatggcAAGACAAAGAGAATAATTCCAGAACCAGTTGGCGGCATTTATGGCGAGATATCCTCCACCTCCACATCCGGATCAGtctatatatgatatattatttagacttgctttttatcttttaatactTTGATCGGTATATTGGATGactgagattttgatttattagatAATTGTATTTCTTGGATGAATTGAGATTTAGGTTTATTGGATGATTGTATTTTTGGGATTTTGGTATAAGAAATtcagtatttttaatttatatatgatttatgtCTGAAATTGATTGGTTTAAATAGGTAATTATTCagtttacaataattttatttttaaaaaaatcatcatagACGAGAGCAATAGGCTTCTGCACTTGgtaaaaatatacaattttcaCAAAGAGCCTTTGATTGCCCTCATAAATACTCTCTTCTTTTCATCGAGGGCCCTTGACTGCCCTTACAAATACTCTATTCTTTTCAATAAGGGCTTTTGATTTCCCTTGCAAATACTTATCTCTGAGAGCTGAATATTCCCTCGCAAACACTTATTTCTTTTCACCGACAATTGTATCACCGAGACGCTTGGATAGCATTTATCGCCCTCGGTGAAGACTATCACCGAAGGTATTTGGGCTTTCTCCGAGAGTTTTTGCTCTCtttaataatcaattttttactagtgctTATATGTAATCATCAATGTCGGATGAACCAAGTGAATTCGTCAATGTTAGATGGTCTAGATGCATTCGTAAATGTtagatgacccagatgcattaaaaaaatttggatAGCCCAAATGCATTTTTCAATTCCAAAGGTGGACTAAAGACATTAGTCAATACTAGAGGTGacccaaatgcattagtcaatgacCAAATGCATTACTCAATACCAAAGATGACCTAATTGCATTACTCAATGTCAGATGAcccatatgcattagtcaatactCAAATGCATTATTCAATGTCAGATATGATCCATATGCATAAATTAATGTTAGAGATGGCctaaatgcattagtcaatactGGATGACCTAAATGCATATGTCAATGATGGCCAaaatgcattaatcaatgctaAAGGTTATCCAGATTCTTTAGTCAATGCCCATATGCATGACTCAATATAAAATATGTCCTAAATGATTTTTCCAAAACAAATATGGCCTAGACGCATTACTTAATGGTGTACGATAGCCCAAATGCTCTATCATCTCTCTCTTCTAGATCTATAATGGTGTATTTCTTATACTACTCCTCAAGAATGACCATCTCAACAATTATGTATGCTCTTGCTGACAACTTCAGCAACCCCATAAGTCATGTTGTTTTAGTAGAGTCCTCATCTTgatcatttttaaattgaaattgtttcTCCCCGTGAATGTGTTGATCTTAATGCTTCCTACTGTCATCTTAATTGGAGAATGAACAATTGAATAACCTGAAGCTCTAATATCAGTTTGTTGTAATGAAAATACGAGAGATGATGTAAACAATAAAATGACATGAATTTTAGCGTGGTTCACCAATATAAAACTTGACTACGTCCACCAGAAAGAGAGAATATTGTTAAGGAAATCAAAACATAAATTACATCATGAAAAAATTGGGTTATGACACGAATTTTTATAACACTCGGTCCTCGAAACCCTAACTGATACATAATTGAGATTAGAAGCGATGTTCTCATGGTAAAGACTTTAACTTTCTAAAGTGCCCGACTGCACTTTTAAATAAGTCTCAACTAAGTCAATACCAATATCTTGGTAAAGAGTCTCCAAAATATTGTCACAATATTTTTCTAGTTGCattatcataacaaaatattagatttgaaCATGCCGAATTCGCAAGCGCCCAAATCGCCGTCGTCTGGTTCAAACGCAGCTTCATGCGTTGTGGCTACAATCTTCTTAATCTTTGTGATCATCATAGTACTGATAATCTTCTTCTCAATATTCAAACCTAAGAATCCTGAAATCTCTGTTAACGCCGTCCAACTTCCCGTCTTCTCCTTGGTTAACGGCACTGTTACTTTCACTTTCTCTCAGTACGTCTCCGTCAAGAACCCTAATTTGGAAGTCTTCACTCACTACGACAGTTCTTTTCAGATCCTATACGCTGGCGTTCAGGTCGGCGTTCTTTTTGTTCCCGCTGGGAGAATAGAAGCCGGTCGGAGTCAGCTCTTCACGGCCACCTTTTCCGTcaggtctttttatttttatttgttttaattaatacaacAATGGCTTGtcccaaatttatttttttaagattttattaaaaaaaaaaaggaaaaaaaaaaaagagaggaggttatttgggtttttaatttgttaaattaatatatttttttatatttaaaatttaaattttaaaaaataaaataacagtaatttaatattttattgataaaatgagtgatttaaaagttataatgataataatgtgATAAGATAGAATTTATAACaccaaaaataatcaagaaAAACCAAGATCAAACCGGCTCCAAGATAATGTGTCCCATTTAATCCTCATTTACTTTGAGgcttatttgattttgttatttaagggtttaaacaaaaataattgatggaaaaatgtttttttttttaaatttcatttgattaaattattattataatgttgttttattaaaaattttagaagaatacatttttttaatattttgttgattaattaagtaattaaataattgaaagttttataaaaaaataaattttaatttataaattaagtaattaaataagtagaaaaaataaaatgtgatatacgagttttagaaaagaaaaaaaacaaacaaatatacaaCTGgatctaaatttgaaaatattttttataaacttaaagttctgattttgattgaaaataaCTAGGATTTGGGACATTTGAAtggttaaatattataaaacttgttaatatatattttaaattattatttcattcaaatcaatattttaaataacttttagtCTTGGTCAAaag is drawn from Impatiens glandulifera chromosome 3, dImpGla2.1, whole genome shotgun sequence and contains these coding sequences:
- the LOC124930428 gene encoding uncharacterized protein LOC124930428, producing the protein MPNSQAPKSPSSGSNAASCVVATIFLIFVIIIVLIIFFSIFKPKNPEISVNAVQLPVFSLVNGTVTFTFSQYVSVKNPNLEVFTHYDSSFQILYAGVQVGVLFVPAGRIEAGRSQLFTATFSVRIGPGMEIDSRLEMSGRGRVRLLHFFSHHVEAKSDGRIGISVSDVL